Proteins from a single region of Haloarchaeobius litoreus:
- a CDS encoding FAD-dependent oxidoreductase: MSNSYDSLFEPIELGPVEIPNRVYQPPHGNAYGLGDQQTAFRAEKAKGGFGLIIQEYSKIHESTDVTPVEPGFLHTDETIEPQREMVEAVHDHGSKLFVELWHGGLTASNYDSRQPPLSSSQTPSGNYYTPKEMEHEDIQEIVEAFATAADRARRAGYDGVELHAAHGYLISQFLSPFYNDRDDEYGGSLENRMRFFEEVIDSVDDAISDDMAFGARFTIDERVEGGLRADGEGLEIVERIGDDLDFWDLDIGVKQSIDDMIGPSRLHSKNYQMEFIEEATEVLDVPVGGTGRITDPRDAERLLEAGAVDMIGMARQSIADPHWPKKAREGRVDQIRECIGCNICVSQSRQGIPLICTQNPTVGEEQQWGPEEYEQVDEPKGVLVVGGGPAGTEFARVAGERGHIVHLNEKERELGGRVNFEGSLPGLSEWKRVRDWRETELDRLDVAVHTGSRAEMEYDDVRTYGAEIVVIATGGHWSEKGVTSGTHKPVPGWDQDHVLTPAEAVDADLSDERVVIFDEEGYNVSAGVTQTLADDNDLTFVTPRTSAFQETLHTFERKTIYSDLYSAGVEFVPDHTLTQVDDGSVTATNVYSNEETMFDADYVVFTTMRKSDDDLYRELKANEETLTAETEIEEIHAIGDCVSPRRIADAVYHGHELGRKT, translated from the coding sequence ATGTCGAATAGCTACGACTCTCTGTTCGAGCCGATCGAGCTCGGCCCGGTGGAGATTCCGAACCGCGTGTACCAGCCACCGCACGGCAACGCCTACGGACTGGGCGACCAGCAGACAGCGTTCCGCGCCGAGAAGGCGAAGGGCGGATTCGGGCTGATCATCCAGGAGTACAGCAAGATACACGAATCGACCGACGTCACACCCGTCGAACCGGGATTTCTCCACACTGACGAGACGATCGAACCGCAGCGGGAGATGGTAGAGGCGGTGCACGATCATGGCTCGAAACTGTTCGTCGAGCTGTGGCACGGTGGACTCACCGCGTCGAACTACGACAGCCGCCAGCCGCCGCTGTCGTCCTCGCAGACCCCCAGCGGCAACTACTACACGCCGAAGGAGATGGAACACGAGGACATCCAGGAGATTGTCGAGGCGTTCGCCACGGCGGCCGACCGCGCCCGGCGCGCCGGCTACGACGGCGTCGAACTCCACGCCGCCCACGGCTACCTCATCTCCCAGTTCCTCTCCCCGTTCTACAACGACAGGGACGACGAGTACGGCGGCTCGCTGGAGAACCGGATGCGTTTCTTCGAGGAGGTCATCGACAGCGTCGACGATGCGATCAGCGACGACATGGCGTTCGGGGCGCGCTTCACCATCGACGAGCGGGTCGAGGGAGGGCTCCGGGCCGACGGTGAGGGACTGGAGATCGTCGAACGCATCGGCGACGACCTCGACTTCTGGGACCTCGACATCGGTGTCAAGCAGTCGATCGACGATATGATCGGTCCGAGCCGGCTTCACTCGAAGAACTACCAGATGGAGTTCATCGAGGAGGCGACCGAGGTTCTCGACGTCCCCGTCGGTGGGACGGGTCGAATCACCGACCCACGCGACGCCGAACGCCTCCTCGAGGCCGGTGCCGTGGATATGATCGGGATGGCCAGACAGTCCATCGCCGACCCTCACTGGCCGAAGAAGGCCAGAGAGGGTCGCGTCGATCAGATACGCGAGTGCATCGGCTGCAACATCTGTGTCTCGCAATCCAGGCAGGGCATCCCACTCATCTGCACCCAGAACCCGACCGTCGGCGAGGAGCAACAGTGGGGGCCAGAGGAGTACGAACAGGTCGACGAGCCGAAGGGTGTCCTCGTCGTCGGTGGCGGCCCAGCGGGGACCGAGTTCGCTCGTGTCGCCGGCGAGCGTGGCCACATCGTCCACCTGAACGAGAAGGAACGGGAGCTCGGTGGCCGCGTCAATTTCGAGGGGAGCCTCCCGGGTCTGAGCGAGTGGAAGCGCGTGCGCGACTGGCGCGAGACCGAACTCGACAGACTCGATGTCGCGGTCCACACGGGGAGCCGTGCGGAGATGGAGTACGACGACGTTCGCACCTACGGTGCGGAGATAGTCGTCATCGCCACCGGCGGCCACTGGTCCGAGAAGGGAGTTACCTCGGGAACCCACAAGCCGGTTCCTGGCTGGGACCAGGACCACGTTCTCACGCCAGCGGAGGCGGTGGACGCAGACCTCTCCGACGAACGCGTCGTCATCTTCGACGAGGAGGGGTACAACGTCAGCGCCGGCGTCACCCAGACACTCGCCGACGACAACGACCTCACCTTCGTGACGCCCCGAACGAGTGCGTTCCAGGAGACGCTCCACACGTTCGAGCGCAAGACGATCTACTCCGACCTCTACTCGGCTGGCGTCGAGTTCGTCCCCGACCACACGCTCACGCAGGTGGACGACGGGTCCGTCACAGCGACGAACGTGTACTCGAACGAGGAGACGATGTTCGATGCGGACTACGTCGTGTTCACGACGATGCGAAAGTCGGACGACGACCTGTATCGTGAACTGAAGGCGAACGAGGAGACGCTCACCGCGGAGACGGAGATAGAGGAGATACACGCCATCGGAGACTGCGTGTCTCCCCGTCGGATCGCCGACGCAGTCTACCACGGCCACGAGCTCGGGCGGAAGACGTAG
- a CDS encoding ABC transporter ATP-binding protein, with the protein MGQSPLLQLDDVHAYYGDHHVLDGITFDVDTDEVVAYLGRNGTGKTTTYKLISGLLEPREGTITYKDEVINGQPPHKIGRKGVSFVTADEKVFPHLTVRENIRLPTLERDAEPDFEYLYDLFPDLREYERSRAADLSGGQQQMVAIAQALAADPDLLLLDEPVQGLAVQFVEKVSSLLDRLTSEQDLAVMIIEHDIDLALEVADRVLVLDEGQIVWQGSSEELAENDDIIDRYIGVQGFA; encoded by the coding sequence ATGGGCCAGAGCCCCCTGCTCCAGCTCGACGACGTGCACGCCTACTACGGTGACCACCACGTCCTCGACGGCATCACGTTCGACGTCGACACCGACGAGGTCGTCGCCTACCTGGGTCGGAACGGCACCGGGAAGACGACGACGTACAAGCTCATCAGCGGACTGCTCGAACCGCGCGAGGGGACGATAACGTACAAGGACGAGGTGATCAACGGGCAGCCACCCCACAAGATCGGTCGGAAGGGTGTCTCCTTCGTCACTGCCGACGAGAAGGTGTTCCCCCACCTGACGGTGCGTGAGAACATCCGTCTCCCGACGCTCGAACGGGACGCCGAACCGGACTTCGAGTACCTGTACGACCTGTTCCCGGACCTCCGCGAGTACGAACGCTCCCGGGCGGCCGACCTCTCCGGCGGCCAGCAGCAGATGGTCGCGATCGCGCAGGCACTGGCGGCCGACCCGGACCTGCTCCTGCTTGACGAGCCCGTCCAGGGTCTCGCTGTCCAGTTCGTCGAGAAGGTGTCGTCGCTGCTCGACCGCCTCACGTCCGAACAGGACCTCGCGGTGATGATAATCGAGCACGACATCGACCTCGCACTCGAGGTCGCGGACAGAGTGCTGGTGCTCGACGAGGGACAGATCGTCTGGCAGGGGTCGAGCGAGGAGCTCGCCGAGAACGACGATATCATCGACCGATACATCGGCGTGCAGGGGTTCGCCTGA
- a CDS encoding SDR family NAD(P)-dependent oxidoreductase, with protein MPDLLDSRTAVVTGAASGNGRAIATRLAEYGADIVIADVRRDPREGGVPTHEHINETTAANAVYVECDVTEWDDICTAIERAEQLGGLDIMVNNAGVLESGPLTELTEREFDRVMDINVKGTFFGSKAAAEVLIDGGGGSIINLSSMAGIVGGSENSIYCASKGAIRLLTYSLAAELGPHGIRVNAIHPGPIDTRMISDDIDIVGSDRADDYRQSIPLQRFGTPEDVGNAAVYLASDLSEFVTGSSLVVDGGISNTGGVN; from the coding sequence ATGCCGGACTTACTCGATAGTCGGACGGCTGTTGTAACTGGTGCTGCCAGTGGGAACGGTCGAGCGATCGCCACGCGACTGGCAGAATACGGTGCAGACATCGTTATCGCCGACGTACGACGGGACCCACGAGAGGGAGGAGTTCCAACCCATGAGCACATCAACGAGACGACTGCAGCGAACGCGGTCTATGTCGAGTGTGACGTCACCGAGTGGGACGACATCTGCACAGCGATCGAACGTGCCGAACAGTTGGGTGGACTCGATATCATGGTCAACAACGCAGGCGTGCTCGAGAGTGGACCACTCACCGAACTCACGGAACGCGAGTTCGATCGGGTGATGGATATCAACGTCAAAGGCACATTCTTCGGCTCGAAAGCGGCAGCAGAGGTACTCATCGACGGCGGTGGGGGCTCCATCATCAACCTCTCGAGTATGGCGGGCATTGTCGGTGGCAGCGAGAACAGCATCTACTGTGCGTCGAAGGGAGCCATCCGTCTCCTCACGTACTCGTTGGCAGCAGAACTGGGGCCACACGGAATCCGTGTCAATGCGATCCACCCGGGCCCTATAGACACGAGGATGATATCCGATGACATCGACATCGTCGGGAGCGACCGGGCCGACGACTATCGGCAATCGATCCCGTTACAGAGGTTCGGCACGCCCGAGGATGTGGGTAACGCTGCCGTCTATCTCGCCAGTGACCTCTCGGAGTTCGTCACCGGGTCCTCTCTCGTCGTCGACGGGGGCATCTCCAACACCGGTGGTGTGAACTGA
- a CDS encoding ABC transporter ATP-binding protein: MTDNPIVRCTDLRKEFAAVTAVDDLTIDIHDEFTSVIGPNGAGKTTTFNLLAGTVSPTAGRIELNGTDVTAKGPESRVHHGLSRTYQITNLFDELPAFENVRLAVQAVSDVPYANVFADALSDQEINQRTTEILDLVGFEEDRTTAAENLSQGYKRLLEIAIALAPEPDVLLLDEPTAGLAVDKKELVFDVVGDLANEYAVVLIEHKLDVVKDMSDRLVVMHNGQLLASGPPEETLSNPEVQEAYLRGVTS; this comes from the coding sequence ATGACCGACAACCCAATCGTCCGGTGTACCGACCTCAGGAAAGAGTTCGCAGCCGTCACAGCAGTCGACGACCTGACGATCGACATCCACGACGAGTTCACGAGCGTCATCGGACCGAACGGTGCCGGGAAGACGACGACGTTCAACCTGCTCGCGGGAACGGTGTCGCCGACGGCCGGACGCATCGAGCTGAACGGCACTGACGTGACGGCGAAGGGGCCGGAGAGCCGGGTCCATCACGGCCTCTCCCGCACGTACCAGATCACGAATCTCTTCGACGAGCTGCCGGCGTTCGAGAACGTCCGCCTCGCGGTCCAGGCCGTGAGCGACGTCCCCTACGCGAACGTCTTCGCGGACGCGCTCTCGGACCAGGAGATCAACCAGCGAACGACGGAGATCCTGGACCTCGTCGGCTTCGAGGAGGACCGGACGACGGCCGCCGAGAACCTCTCGCAGGGCTACAAGCGTCTGCTAGAGATCGCGATCGCACTCGCGCCGGAACCGGACGTGCTGTTGCTCGACGAGCCGACTGCGGGGCTCGCCGTCGACAAGAAGGAGCTCGTTTTCGACGTCGTCGGCGACCTCGCCAACGAGTACGCTGTCGTGCTCATCGAGCACAAGCTCGACGTCGTGAAGGACATGTCCGACCGGCTGGTCGTCATGCACAACGGACAGCTGCTCGCCTCCGGGCCACCGGAGGAGACGCTGTCGAATCCGGAAGTGCAGGAGGCCTACCTCCGGGGGGTGACCTCGTGA